From Pseudomonas arsenicoxydans:
GCCCGCAATGGGCATCTTTTCATTGATACCGGCGTGCTGAAGATCCGTAACGCGTTCCATCGCCATGATGATTCGCCGCTCGATCCGACCTGCGATTGCTATACCTGCCAGAACTTCTCCCGTGCTTATCTGCATCACCTGGACAAGTGCGGCGAAATGCTGGGAAGCATGCTCAATACCATCCATAACTTGCGTCATTATCAAGTGCTTATGGCTGGTTTGCGCGAGGCTATTCAACAGGGTACATTGGCCGCCTTTGTCGATGCCTTCTACGCCAAACGCGGGTTACCTGTTCCGCCTTTGGACTGAGTTTTCTGACCCCAAGATTCAACATTTGCAACTGGAGTGCTAAATGAGCTTTTTTATCTCTAATGCCATGGCTGACGCTGCTGCACCGGCAGCTGCCGGCCCAATGGGTGGCGGTTTTGAGTGGATTTTCCTAGTCGGTTTCCTGGTCATCTTCTATCTGATGATCTGGCGTCCACAGGCCAAGCGCGCCAAAGAGCAGAAGAACCTGCTGAGCAGCCTGCAGAAAGGCGACGAAGTTGTGACCACCGGTGGTATCGCCGGCAAGATCACTAAAGTAGCCGACGATTTCGTTGTTCTGGAAGTTTCCGACACTGTCGAAATGAAGTTCCAGAAGGGCGCTATTGCCGCGACGCTGCCAAAAGGCACGCTGAAAGCGATCTAAGTTTCAACTTCATATTCAATCGACGGGGCGCGCAAGGCGCCCCGCGTCATAACGGGCGGCGTGATGCTGAACAAATACCCTCTGTGGAAATACATTCTGATCCTGGCGGTGCTGGCGGTCGGTCTGATTTATTCCGCTCCCAATCTATATCCTGATGACCCAGCCATTCAGGTCAGCGGTGCAAGTACTGCGCTGTTGGTCAATCAGGCTGATCTGGACCGTGTGAGCACTGCGCTCAAGGAATCCGGGATCAGCGTCAAGGCGGCCACTCTGGCGGCAAACGGCAAGGGCGGCCTGATCCGTCTGACCAAGGCTGAAGATCAGCTGCCGGCCAAAGACGTCGTGCGCAAGGCTTTGGGTGATGACTACGTCGTCGCACTGAACCTGGCGCAAACCACCCCGCAATGGCTGCGCAGCCTGGGCGCGCACCCGATGAAGCTGGGTCTGGACTTGTCCGGTGGTGTGCACTTCCTGCTCGAAGTGGACATGGACAAAGCCCTCGACGCACGCCTGAAAGTCTACGAAGGCGACGTCAAGAGCCTGTTGCGTAAAGAGAAACTGCGTTATCGCAGCCTGCCGCAACTCAACGGTGCCATTCAGCTGGGTTTCAGTGATGAAGCTTCCCGCGAACAGGCCCGTGCGCTGGTCCGCAAGAACTTCAACGATTTCGACATTGTTCCGGCCGACCTCAATGGCCAACCGGTGCTGCGTCTGGCGATGACCCCGGCCAAGCTGGCGGAAATCCGTGAATACTCCATCAAGCAGAACTTGACCACGGTACGTAACCGCGTCAACGAGCTGGGTGTTGCCGAACCGATCGTCCAGCGTCAGGGCGCCAACCGCATCGTGGTTGAGCTGCCAGGCGTGCAGGACACCGCAGAAGCCAAGCGTATCCTCGGCAAGACGGCCAACCTCGAGTTCCGTCTGGCTGCTGAGCCGGGTGCATCGAAAGCCACTTCCGAGACCTTCGAGTTCCGTGAAGGCAAGCGTCCGCCTGCACAGATCGAGCGTGGCCTGATCATCACCGGTGACCAGGTCACTGACGCCAAGGCTGGCTTCGGCGAGCACGGCACGCCAGAAGTGAACATCCGTCTGGATGGCCACGGTGGCGAGCTGATGAGTCGTGCGACTCGCAGCAACGTGGGTCGCAGCATGGCGGTGATCTTCATCGAGCAGCGCCCGGTGACCACTTACGTCAAGCAAATGGTCAACGGCGTCGAGAAAGACGTACCGGTACAAACGTTTAAAGAAGAGAAGAAGATCATCAGCCTGGCGACCATCCAGTCGCCGCTCGGTGCTCAATTCCGCATCACTGGCCTGAACGGCCAGGGTGAGTCGTCCGAACTGGCGCTGCTGTTGCGTGCCGGTGGTCTGGCTGCACCGATGTACTTCGCTGAAGAGCGCACTATTGGCCCGAGCCTGGGTGCTGACAACATCACCAAAGGTATCGATGCATCGTTGTGGGGCATGCTGTTTGTCTCGCTGTTCATCATCGCCATCTACCGCTTCTTCGGCATCATCGCCACCGTCGCTCTGGCGGTGAACATGGTGCTGCTGCTGGCGTTGATGTCGCTGCTGGGTGCAACGCTGACCCTGCCAGGTATCGCCGGTATCGTGTTGACGATGGGTATGGCGGTCGACGCCAACGTACTGATCTTCTCGCGGATTCGTGAAGAGATCGCGGCAGGCATGACGGTACAACGGGCAATCAACGAAGGCTTCGGCCGGGCATTCACCGCGATTCTCGACGCCAACCTGACAACACTGTTGGTCGGCGGGATTCTCTTTGCGATGGGCACCGGTCCCGTCAAAGGCTTCGCAGTGACCATGTCCCTCGGGATCTTTACCTCGATGTTCACGGCCATCATGGTGACCCGCGCGATGGTCAACCTGATCTTCGGCGGTCGTGACTTCAAGAAGTTGTGGATTTAAGGGGCTGCCATGTTACGTACAATCAACTTCATGGGCGTTCGCAACTTTGCGTTCGGCGTCACATTGTTCCTTACTGCGCTGGCCATTTTCAGCGTCTTTCATAAGGGCATGAACTGGGGCCTGGACTTCACCGGTGGTACGCTCATTGAGCTGACCTACGAGCGTCCGGCCGATGTCACCAAGGTGCGTGAGCAGCTGGTTACGGCGGGTTATCACGAGGCAATCGTGCAGAGCTTCGGTGCAACTACCGATTTGCTGGTGCGCATGCCGGGTGAAGATCCGCAACTGGGTCACCAGGTAGCCGAAGCGCTGCTGAAGGTCGGTGGCGATAACCCGGCGACGGTCAAGCGCGTTGAGTTCGTCGGTCCTCAGGTGGGTGAAGAGCTTCGCGACCAGGGCGGCCTCGGCATGCTGATGGCGCTGGGCGGTATCCTGATCTACCTGGCTTTCCGCTTTCAGTGGAAGTTCGCGATCGGTGCCATCGTTTCCCTGATCCACGACGTGATCGTGACTATCGGTATCCTGTCGTTCTTCCAGATCACCTTCGACCTGACGGTGCTGGCGGCGGTACTGGCGATCATCGGTTACTCGCTCAACGACACCATCGTGGTATTCGACCGGGTTCGTGAGAACTTCCGTGTTTTGCGCAAGGCCAACCTGATCGAGAACATCAACATCTCGACCACGCAAACCCTGCTGCGGACCATGGCGACGTCGATCTCCACCTTGCTGGCGATTGCAGCGCTGTTGTTCTTCGGTGGCGACAACCTGTTCGGCTTCTCCATTGCGCTGTTCATCGGCGTACTGGCGGGTACTTACTCGTCGATCTACATCGCGAACGTGGTGCTGATCTGGCTGAACCTGAACAGCGAGGATCTGATTCCTCCTGCGGCAACCGAGAAGGAAGTCGACGACCGTCCATAACGGCCATCGATCTTCCGGTTGTCAGCCCAAAAAGGCGCGAGTTGAACTCGCGCCTTTTTTTGTGCTCCAAGGCTGGGAGAAGCGCGGACATGTTCCGCGGGTGATGGTCAGGAGGTTCATGTGAACAAGTCGTTGCTGGTTGGTGCGGTATTGGGTGCTGTCGGTGTGACTGCCGGGGGTGCTGTTGCCACCTACAGCCTGGTTAAAAGCGGCCCTGAGTATGCGCAAGTTCTAGCCGTTGAACCGGTCAAGACACAGATCAAAACGCCACGTGAAGTGTGCAAGGATGTAGCAGTAACCCGGCAAGCGCCGGTGAAAGACCAACACCAGATCCTGGGTACCGCCATTGGTGCGGTGGCAGGTGGTTTGTTGGGTAACCAGATTGGCGGCGGTACGGGCAAGAAAATTGCCACGGTTGCCGGCGCGGTCGGCGGTGGTTACGCGGGCAACAAGGTGCAGGAAGGTATGCAGAATCGCGACACCTACACCACGACCCAAACTCGCTGTAACACCGTGAATGACATCAGTGACAAGGTCGTCGGATACGACGTTCGTTACTCGCTCGATGGCAAGGAAGGCAAAGTGCGGATGGATCGTGATCCGGGCAACCAGATTCCGGTCGACAAGGAAGGCAAGCTGGTCCTGTCGCAGAACAACGAACAGAATCGCTAAATATTCAGGTTTAAGCGTCAAAAAGAAGCACCCTGCGGGGTGCTTTTTTTGTGCCCGCCATTTATGCATCGCCACCGATCCGGTGTGGGAGCGGGCTTGCCCGCGATAGCGAGGTGTCAGTCGACATTAATCCGGTGATGACGCCATCGCGGGCAAGCCCGCTCCCACAGGGTTCTGTGGTGTGCCTGGGGTGAAATTGCAGGCATAAAAAAAGCACCCCGAAGGGTGCTTTTTTGTGCGCGGTCGCTTAGCGTTTCAGCGAGGCCGGGAGGTGCGGTTGGATGGCTGTCAGTACTGCTTTGAAGCACTTGGTGTTGCCGGCAACGATGTGGCCTTTTTCAAGGAAATCGTGGCCGCCGGTGAAGTCGCTCACCAAGCCGCCGGCTTCCTGGATCAGCAGGGCGCCTGCAGCCATGTCCCACTCGGACAGACCCGACTCCCAGAACGCATCGAAACGACCGGCAGCGACATAGGCCAAGTCCAGGCTCGCCGAACCGGCGCGGCGGATGCCGGCAGTCTGGCCAACCAGGGCGCGGAACATGCCCAGGTAGTTGTCGAGGTTGTCCATTTGGTCATCACGGAACGGGAAGCCGGTACCCAGCAGGGCGCCGTCAAGGCTGGTACGACCGCTAACGCGCAGGCGACGACCGTTCAGTTGAGCGCCGCGACCACGGCTGGCGGTGAATTCTTCCTGGCGAACCGGGTCCAGAACAACAGCGTGTTCCAGGCGACCGCGGTATTTGCAGGCGATGCTGACAGCGAAGTGAGGAATGCCGCGCAGGAAGTTGGTGGTGCCGTCCAGTGGATCGATGATCCACA
This genomic window contains:
- the yajC gene encoding preprotein translocase subunit YajC; this encodes MSFFISNAMADAAAPAAAGPMGGGFEWIFLVGFLVIFYLMIWRPQAKRAKEQKNLLSSLQKGDEVVTTGGIAGKITKVADDFVVLEVSDTVEMKFQKGAIAATLPKGTLKAI
- the secD gene encoding protein translocase subunit SecD — protein: MLNKYPLWKYILILAVLAVGLIYSAPNLYPDDPAIQVSGASTALLVNQADLDRVSTALKESGISVKAATLAANGKGGLIRLTKAEDQLPAKDVVRKALGDDYVVALNLAQTTPQWLRSLGAHPMKLGLDLSGGVHFLLEVDMDKALDARLKVYEGDVKSLLRKEKLRYRSLPQLNGAIQLGFSDEASREQARALVRKNFNDFDIVPADLNGQPVLRLAMTPAKLAEIREYSIKQNLTTVRNRVNELGVAEPIVQRQGANRIVVELPGVQDTAEAKRILGKTANLEFRLAAEPGASKATSETFEFREGKRPPAQIERGLIITGDQVTDAKAGFGEHGTPEVNIRLDGHGGELMSRATRSNVGRSMAVIFIEQRPVTTYVKQMVNGVEKDVPVQTFKEEKKIISLATIQSPLGAQFRITGLNGQGESSELALLLRAGGLAAPMYFAEERTIGPSLGADNITKGIDASLWGMLFVSLFIIAIYRFFGIIATVALAVNMVLLLALMSLLGATLTLPGIAGIVLTMGMAVDANVLIFSRIREEIAAGMTVQRAINEGFGRAFTAILDANLTTLLVGGILFAMGTGPVKGFAVTMSLGIFTSMFTAIMVTRAMVNLIFGGRDFKKLWI
- the secF gene encoding protein translocase subunit SecF, which gives rise to MLRTINFMGVRNFAFGVTLFLTALAIFSVFHKGMNWGLDFTGGTLIELTYERPADVTKVREQLVTAGYHEAIVQSFGATTDLLVRMPGEDPQLGHQVAEALLKVGGDNPATVKRVEFVGPQVGEELRDQGGLGMLMALGGILIYLAFRFQWKFAIGAIVSLIHDVIVTIGILSFFQITFDLTVLAAVLAIIGYSLNDTIVVFDRVRENFRVLRKANLIENINISTTQTLLRTMATSISTLLAIAALLFFGGDNLFGFSIALFIGVLAGTYSSIYIANVVLIWLNLNSEDLIPPAATEKEVDDRP
- a CDS encoding glycine zipper 2TM domain-containing protein; the protein is MNKSLLVGAVLGAVGVTAGGAVATYSLVKSGPEYAQVLAVEPVKTQIKTPREVCKDVAVTRQAPVKDQHQILGTAIGAVAGGLLGNQIGGGTGKKIATVAGAVGGGYAGNKVQEGMQNRDTYTTTQTRCNTVNDISDKVVGYDVRYSLDGKEGKVRMDRDPGNQIPVDKEGKLVLSQNNEQNR
- the suhB gene encoding type III secretion system regulator SuhB produces the protein MQPMLNIALRAARSASELIFRSIERLDTIKVDEKDAKDYVSEVDRAAEQKIIDALRKAYPNHSIMGEETGMHAGTGIEGEEYLWIIDPLDGTTNFLRGIPHFAVSIACKYRGRLEHAVVLDPVRQEEFTASRGRGAQLNGRRLRVSGRTSLDGALLGTGFPFRDDQMDNLDNYLGMFRALVGQTAGIRRAGSASLDLAYVAAGRFDAFWESGLSEWDMAAGALLIQEAGGLVSDFTGGHDFLEKGHIVAGNTKCFKAVLTAIQPHLPASLKR